From Pseudomonadota bacterium, one genomic window encodes:
- a CDS encoding AAA family ATPase, translating to MPKVIAIAGKGGVGKTTIGGMLVRYIVEEIKDGPVLAVDVDPNSNLNEVLGVKVHTTIGDARELMKKDVPQGITKDVWFEYKVHEAIIEGKGFDLLVMGRPEGPGCYCAANSLAKKYIDALKDSYAYIVVDNEAGMEHISRLVTQDVDGLYVISDATPRGILTASRIFDLIKELHLNIKERYTIINRVKEEESNSLREVAMQKGIEITGMVRDDEEVWKGDLAGETIFSLSKSSHALADAYGIFGRTLK from the coding sequence ATGCCAAAGGTTATAGCAATTGCAGGCAAGGGAGGTGTTGGCAAGACCACAATTGGTGGAATGCTTGTGAGGTATATTGTTGAGGAAATAAAGGATGGGCCGGTTCTTGCAGTTGATGTTGACCCCAATTCAAACCTGAATGAGGTACTTGGTGTGAAAGTTCATACTACCATTGGTGATGCAAGGGAGTTAATGAAGAAGGATGTGCCGCAAGGCATAACAAAAGATGTCTGGTTTGAATATAAAGTTCACGAAGCAATCATAGAGGGGAAGGGATTTGACCTGCTTGTAATGGGAAGACCGGAGGGGCCTGGTTGCTATTGTGCGGCAAACAGTCTTGCAAAGAAATACATAGATGCGTTGAAGGATAGTTATGCCTATATAGTAGTGGATAATGAAGCAGGTATGGAACATATCAGCAGACTCGTAACGCAGGATGTAGATGGATTGTATGTGATTTCTGACGCGACCCCAAGGGGGATTTTAACGGCAAGCAGAATTTTTGACCTTATAAAGGAATTACACCTGAACATAAAGGAAAGATATACAATTATAAACAGGGTTAAAGAGGAAGAGAGTAATAGTTTGAGAGAAGTGGCAATGCAAAAAGGTATTGAGATAACAGGAATGGTTAGAGACGATGAAGAGGTCTGGAAAGGTGATCTGGCGGGAGAAACGATATTCTCTCTCAGCAAATCATCCCATGCACTTGCCGATGCGTATGGAATATTCGGGAGAACCTTGAAGTAG
- a CDS encoding bifunctional 5,10-methylene-tetrahydrofolate dehydrogenase/5,10-methylene-tetrahydrofolate cyclohydrolase: MSAKIISGTEIAAKIREELKEEVIHLKEKYGIVP; the protein is encoded by the coding sequence ATGTCTGCTAAAATCATAAGCGGAACGGAAATAGCGGCGAAAATCAGGGAAGAATTAAAGGAAGAGGTAATACATCTTAAAGAAAAATATGGAATTGTACCCG